CTTGACCTCGACATGACGCTCTATCCCGTCCAACGTCACGCGCAGGTCGTAAGGCTTGCCCAGCTCCTCAATCTGGGCCGCGCCACCGGCTAGGTAGTGCTCAATAGCCATATGGACGGCGTGCTGTTCGAGCGCAGTCCTCTTCTCCGCATCCGCCATATACCCCTGACCGCGCCCAGCACGTGCTGTCGCCCGGAGACCGCTCGCCATTGCGGCCGCATCGACATCCGGACGGTCGAAAAGGAGCGCTACGAGGGCGGCGGGGAACTTGGTGAGGTAACCCTGTTGAGCGCGCAGTTCACGACCGCCGTAATTCTGGAAGGGCGCATAGATCGGCTTACCGTGGGCGCGGGTGACGCCGGCGATCACCTCCAATACCTCGGCACGACGAGCGTTCAGGGCTGACCGTGTGACAGGACGCTCAAGCTCCGTATAGCCGGTCAGTGGCATGTTCCACGTCGGCCCAACCGTGGGCACTCCACGCTCCCGCCCCCTGGTGCCGCGCGCCTGCCAAGACCAGGTGATTGTCTCCAACGGGCCAGCCGCTTCCGACCACCCGAGGATGCCAGGCTCGCCGGAAGGAGTCTTGTGCCAATGGAACACTCGATCGCCCGGTTGCACATACGAGGTCAGCTGGTAGGACCACGAAGGGTTACCATCGATGGCTGCTTTCGGAGCGCGCAGATAATCCCCCAATCCAACTGGCTCTTGCCTGATCTCCAGCCAATAGATCTCCTCGGGGTCCGCATCCCACCAGTTGTGAATAGCCATAAGTCAACTCTGGCAGACCCTGACTCGCCTGAAGAAACCCATGCGGCCTGATCTCCTGAGATAATGACTTGTTCGAGAAGTCCTCGACGGAGAGCAGGATCAAGTGACAGACCCGATGGCGATGGTTCCCGCGCAGGCCGCGGGCGCGATGGACATGACCACGGCCATCACACAGTTCGAAAACGCTCTACTGGCACAGGCAGAGATTATGGGCTTGCCGTCATCGGGTGTGCTTGTCGAGGTGCACCAGCGCGTTCAGGTTCTCTCGAACATGGACGGTGCGATGGCGGGGCTCCCACGCGAGAAGCGCGCGACGTCCATGTATCTGTCGAAGTTCATGCTGGCGGTGAGCGCTGGATTGTTTGACGCCGCATTGAACTACCTGTGGGACGAGACGATCGGCGAGCTCCGCAAACGGATCATCGACTACGACCTCGACTACTTCTTCGACAACGCGGTGTCCTCAGACAAGCGCAAGGAGCTCAAGGGCCCCGACGACCTATTGAAGGTAACCGACGACGAGCTGGTCCGGGCCGCGCAGAAGGTCGGATTCATCTCACCCCTGGGCCAGCAGCAGCTCGACCTCGTGCGGCACATGCGCAATCACGCGAGTGCCGCTCACCCCAATCAGCATGAATTGCAGCCATA
This sequence is a window from Cryobacterium sp. CG_9.6. Protein-coding genes within it:
- a CDS encoding DUF3883 domain-containing protein translates to MAIHNWWDADPEEIYWLEIRQEPVGLGDYLRAPKAAIDGNPSWSYQLTSYVQPGDRVFHWHKTPSGEPGILGWSEAAGPLETITWSWQARGTRGRERGVPTVGPTWNMPLTGYTELERPVTRSALNARRAEVLEVIAGVTRAHGKPIYAPFQNYGGRELRAQQGYLTKFPAALVALLFDRPDVDAAAMASGLRATARAGRGQGYMADAEKRTALEQHAVHMAIEHYLAGGAAQIEELGKPYDLRVTLDGIERHVEVKGSVGDEVDSVQLTQGEVNHARNYQPTDLFVVDGISASRGADGSIVTSGGIVRIWSEWVPSDSALRPTHLRYTLPAF